In Sporocytophaga myxococcoides, a genomic segment contains:
- the porU gene encoding type IX secretion system sortase PorU — MKLETKLLFLLLIYTISAKAQNSETKNSIKLKWTPPVSVLDNQAKTRLVPNFEEAFHVEPQDYLPSFVLRLYNERVEEISIQPDSTEIMSSTDADLIKNAPATAFETKIFIRYHKGKPLSEIFIVPIKASGGSFQKIHKFSYTYKTARTSEIAPASTKISKRSGASITRTASSTNSVLSSGDWYKLSISNSGIFKIDYNFLSNLGLNPSSINPKQIKIFGNGGGMLPQKNNAPRYDDLVENAIYVSGEDDGKFDQGDFILFYGLGPHSWTYDSINQSFKHAFNIYSDFAYYFLTIGSDNGLRIPEQASETGAEQTFTQFDDRYFFEKDEAQVMVEPIKPSGRLWIGDIFNYNLQYTYPYDATGIIPNSDILFRSSCIGRSSAASSFNISLNNVAIGSHVFNDPFRFENPSSEYPYVGEEKTELFKINSSAINNSSNISIKYVYNKSGRSEARGYHDYFEIFVQKHLRLYNNQTTFRSIRSLNYNISEFKISGTRGTEILWDITDPLYVKKQNYTYASDTLFFSTNTSTLKEFVVFNLNNLSGPGYVGKVTNQNLHGIIGPNIPDNLIITTDEFEDAANQLAQFHKSYDNQDCYVVTVKKIYNEFSSGAQDITAIRDFIKMVYDRSTPGDSLHYVTLFGDCSVDYKDRLTNNTNFVPTYESRESLHPIFSYSSDDYYGFMDSYEGEWVEKLSGDATLDIGIGRLPVKTAAEAYTIVDKIKTYKSNRSLGKWRNRITLVADNQPNSNLHLISAEKLSTKLEQDYPYYNINKVYLAAYPMVYTPSGTTCPAAAEVIQNDIDKGIFILNYTGHGGELQLAQENILNTTIISKWKNIDQLPFIVAATCQFGRYDYPAVVSGIETAVLSANGGAIGSLASTRPVYSNTNEAINVAFYNALFQKKGNRYQRLGEIMQPTKNKSNSGINNRNYALLGDPALTLNYPIEEIVLTKVNGEDVTGVVSDTIKALDKVKLEGEVRSSGSLIGDYNGVLNLTLYDKKNTITTLENPVTSIRLQNSLIYDGPASIKNGKFSLEFVIPKDISYQYSNGKASFYASNFPALQDAKGASFDLVIGGTNKNAAEDNTPPVIKSFLNDESFIFGGTTGSNPKLIIKLFDENGINLASAGIGHEISMTIDNSNEIIYLNEFYSSNLDDYKNGTVNYPLKDLKPGNHSIKIRAWDTYNNSAEAYLEFVVVNNESITLDHILNYPNPFSTNTEFHFDHNRAGEDIDVMIQIYTVSGKLVKTISNRLLTSPSHVSGIHWDGRDEFGDKLGKGVYVYKLNVKSLRDGNHKFKYQKLVVLN; from the coding sequence ATGAAATTAGAAACAAAGCTATTATTTCTATTACTGATATACACAATCAGTGCCAAAGCTCAAAATTCTGAAACTAAAAACTCCATTAAGTTAAAGTGGACACCTCCGGTTTCTGTTTTGGATAACCAAGCCAAAACAAGATTAGTTCCTAATTTTGAAGAAGCTTTTCATGTAGAACCTCAGGATTATTTACCCTCATTTGTATTACGCCTATATAATGAAAGGGTAGAGGAAATTTCAATTCAGCCGGATTCAACAGAAATTATGAGCAGTACAGATGCCGATCTTATAAAAAATGCTCCTGCTACAGCGTTTGAAACAAAAATTTTTATACGATACCATAAAGGGAAACCGCTAAGCGAAATTTTTATCGTTCCAATTAAAGCTTCTGGTGGTTCATTTCAAAAAATTCATAAATTTTCATATACCTATAAAACAGCTCGGACATCTGAAATTGCTCCTGCTTCAACCAAAATTTCAAAGAGATCAGGAGCATCCATTACGAGAACTGCTTCAAGTACCAATTCTGTCCTATCATCAGGAGACTGGTATAAATTAAGTATTTCAAATTCCGGAATTTTTAAAATAGATTACAATTTCCTCTCAAATCTAGGGCTAAACCCATCTTCCATAAATCCTAAGCAAATCAAAATATTTGGTAATGGAGGAGGAATGCTGCCTCAAAAAAACAATGCTCCAAGATACGATGACCTGGTTGAAAATGCTATTTATGTTTCAGGTGAAGATGATGGTAAATTTGACCAGGGTGATTTCATTCTCTTTTATGGGTTAGGTCCACATAGCTGGACATATGATTCTATAAATCAAAGCTTCAAACACGCTTTTAATATTTATTCCGACTTTGCTTATTACTTTCTTACTATAGGTTCGGATAATGGCCTTCGGATTCCTGAACAGGCATCAGAAACAGGTGCAGAACAAACCTTTACTCAATTTGATGATAGATACTTTTTCGAAAAAGATGAAGCACAGGTAATGGTGGAACCCATAAAACCAAGTGGCAGGCTTTGGATTGGCGATATCTTTAATTACAACCTTCAATATACATACCCATACGATGCAACTGGAATTATTCCTAATAGTGATATATTGTTCAGATCTTCATGTATAGGAAGGTCTTCAGCAGCAAGTTCATTCAATATATCTCTAAATAATGTGGCTATTGGCTCTCATGTATTTAATGATCCATTTAGATTTGAAAATCCTAGTTCTGAGTACCCATATGTAGGTGAGGAGAAAACTGAATTGTTCAAAATCAATAGCTCTGCAATTAATAATAGCTCTAACATTTCAATAAAGTATGTTTATAATAAATCTGGCCGAAGTGAAGCTAGAGGCTACCATGACTATTTTGAAATCTTTGTCCAAAAGCATTTAAGACTATATAATAATCAGACAACCTTCAGATCCATACGAAGCCTTAATTATAACATTTCCGAATTTAAAATTTCAGGTACACGAGGGACAGAAATTTTATGGGATATTACCGATCCTTTGTATGTAAAAAAACAAAATTATACTTATGCTTCGGACACATTGTTTTTTTCGACTAATACCAGCACACTAAAGGAATTTGTTGTTTTTAATTTAAATAATCTTAGTGGGCCCGGTTATGTAGGTAAAGTTACAAATCAAAATCTCCACGGAATTATTGGTCCAAATATTCCAGATAATCTAATTATTACCACTGATGAATTTGAAGATGCTGCGAATCAACTGGCTCAATTCCATAAATCTTATGATAATCAGGATTGTTATGTTGTAACTGTAAAAAAGATTTATAATGAGTTTTCGTCAGGAGCTCAGGATATTACAGCAATCAGAGATTTTATAAAAATGGTTTATGACAGAAGTACCCCTGGTGACAGCTTACACTATGTTACTTTATTTGGAGATTGCTCTGTGGATTATAAAGACAGGTTAACCAATAACACCAATTTTGTTCCCACTTATGAATCAAGGGAATCCTTACATCCAATTTTTTCATACTCGTCCGATGATTATTATGGTTTTATGGACTCTTATGAAGGGGAGTGGGTTGAAAAACTTAGTGGAGATGCAACCCTAGACATAGGTATAGGGCGGCTTCCGGTGAAAACAGCTGCTGAAGCATATACAATAGTTGACAAAATTAAAACCTATAAGAGCAATCGGTCATTAGGAAAATGGAGGAACAGAATTACTCTAGTTGCTGACAATCAACCTAACAGTAACCTTCATTTAATTTCGGCTGAAAAATTATCTACGAAACTTGAACAAGATTACCCTTATTATAATATTAATAAAGTATACCTTGCAGCCTATCCAATGGTATATACTCCTTCAGGTACTACCTGCCCTGCCGCAGCAGAAGTAATTCAAAATGACATTGATAAAGGAATATTTATATTGAACTATACTGGACACGGGGGAGAATTGCAGTTGGCTCAGGAAAATATTCTAAATACTACTATTATTTCCAAGTGGAAAAACATTGACCAACTTCCATTTATAGTAGCTGCAACGTGTCAATTTGGACGATATGATTATCCTGCTGTTGTTTCAGGAATAGAAACAGCAGTATTAAGTGCAAATGGAGGGGCAATAGGTTCTCTTGCATCTACAAGACCAGTTTATTCAAATACCAATGAGGCTATTAATGTTGCCTTTTATAATGCTTTATTTCAAAAGAAGGGGAACAGATACCAGCGTCTTGGAGAAATTATGCAGCCAACTAAAAACAAGAGTAATTCTGGTATTAACAATAGGAATTATGCATTATTGGGCGATCCAGCATTGACACTAAATTACCCAATAGAAGAAATTGTTCTTACAAAAGTAAATGGCGAGGATGTTACAGGTGTTGTAAGCGATACAATTAAAGCACTTGATAAAGTTAAGCTAGAAGGGGAAGTGAGATCAAGTGGGAGTCTCATAGGAGATTATAATGGTGTTTTAAATCTAACACTTTACGATAAAAAGAATACAATTACGACTTTAGAAAACCCAGTTACAAGCATTAGGTTACAAAACAGTCTTATTTATGATGGTCCTGCATCAATAAAAAATGGTAAATTTTCATTAGAATTTGTTATCCCAAAAGATATTTCTTATCAATATAGCAATGGTAAAGCTAGCTTTTATGCCAGCAATTTTCCTGCTCTCCAAGATGCCAAAGGAGCATCTTTTGACCTTGTAATCGGGGGAACTAATAAAAATGCAGCAGAAGATAATACTCCTCCCGTCATTAAATCTTTTTTAAATGATGAATCTTTTATTTTCGGGGGAACGACAGGTTCTAATCCAAAATTAATTATTAAACTATTTGATGAAAATGGAATTAATCTTGCCTCAGCAGGTATTGGTCATGAAATTTCAATGACCATAGACAATTCTAATGAGATAATATACTTAAATGAATTTTACAGCTCCAATTTAGATGACTATAAAAATGGTACTGTAAATTACCCTCTAAAAGATTTGAAGCCTGGCAATCACTCTATAAAAATTAGAGCTTGGGATACTTATAATAACTCCGCTGAAGCTTACCTTGAATTTGTAGTAGTAAACAATGAATCAATAACCCTCGACCACATTCTGAATTATCCAAATCCATTCTCTACC